The Desulfurobacterium atlanticum genome includes the window GTTTTCAATTTGTTTAGAAGATGGGGATAATAGTATAAATTATGTTATATGAAAAATGAACGATAATTGGGGGGCATAAAGATTCTGTTTTTTCAAATAAAAACCCAAGTATCAGGGAAGGGAATATAACTTTAAGCATTATTGGGTTTTTATAGGTTATCACATGGGTGATTCCAAACAAAATAGAAATCAATACATTCTCTTTGCTAATTATTGAACTGTTTTTCTTTTTTATACTTCCAAGGAGAATTCCCCTGAAAAATATCTCTTCTGGAATTGCTACGTAAAATGCTTGAAATAGAGAAAGTTTACCTATACTTTGCGGTATATTAAATTTTCCATCTTTGAAAATGAAAAACACTAATGTGTATGCTCCAAGAGTTGACAGTAAGGTTATAAGTGAAAGTTTTATATCTTTGCATTTAAAATTTAGCTTTATTTGTGTTTTAAACATTTTATCATATATAAATATGGGTAAAATTGTAAGGGAAAGAAAATTGATGATGTAACTGTATCTGGAAAAGCTGCCAATTATTATTAAAAGTAAACTAAACAGATAAATGACAAGTGTCCTTTCATATTTCATTTAGAGTTCCTGATAGTTTCAGGATGTTAAGAGCGTCTTTGTATATTGGCTGGTCTATGAAAAGTCCATTAAAGGTTATGCCGCCTTCTCCTTTCTCTTCTGCTTTTTTGTAAAGTTCAACAATTTTTCTGGCTTTTTCTATCTCTTCTTCTGAGGGAGAAAAAATGAGGTTGGCAATTTCTGTCTGTTTTATGGAGATACAGGATTTTCCACTAAATCCGATAATTTTATCTTCCATACATTCTTTTTCAAATCCTTCAAGGTCTTTGTAGTTCTGGTATGCTGGCGCTACCGGATAGACGTTATAGCTACGGCAAGTTGTTACAAAGTTGGCTTTTAAAAATTTGGCTGTGGGGGAAGTTTTGATTGCTGATTGAGGAAGCTTCAGATCGCTGAAAAGATCAAGTATTCCAAGATACGCTGTTTCAATTCTTTTTGAGGATTGTAAAATTTCTTTTAAGTTTTGAATACTTTTACCTGTTTCAATAGAAAGATGAATTTTGATTGTGTTTTCTCTAATACCTATCTTTTTCTCAAAAGCTGTGATGATTTTATCAAGAGCGATAACATCTTCAGGTGTTTCAACTTTACTAAGTCTTATTCCGTGTGGAATAGCTGGTAAAATTTCGCATATATCATCAAAGAAGAAAGAAGAGTCTATCGGATTAAGTCTTACAACTATCTGTTTATTTTCTGGATTTATGTTTGATAAGAATATTTTGAGAATTTTTCTTGCAATAGGTTTGTTTTTATCGGAGACCCCGTCTTCAAGATTAAAAATAATTATATCCACATCTCTTTCAACAATTTTTTTTAGATGTTTTATCTTGTCTCCTGAAACAAGAATGGCTGAACGGATAAATAGTTTCTTTACAGGTTCTCGTAATATCTCCTTTTTAGGTTCAAAAGTGTTTAAAATTTCAGGATTGCCTGTTTTTAAAGATTCTTCTGCTATTTTGAAAAAATTTTGAAAGTCCATATTTCTCTTCTCCCTTAGAAAGCTGCTTCTATACTTATAAAATAACTTCTTCCCGGTTGATTGTATCCGTAAGAGAGTTGATACTTTTTGTTTGTGATATTCAATATCTTACCAGATATTGTTATTTTTTCAGAAGCCTTATATGAAACAGATGTGTTAAATATTGAAAATGCTGGAAGGATACGATTGTTATATTGGTCGTCAAATCTTTTTGAGTAGTATATGTTTTCAACATTTAGAGATAAATTTTTAGATGGTTTGAAATTTAAATTGGTTTTTATCATGTTTTCAGGAACCTTAGGGATTTTATAAGTGTTTGTTCCGTTGCTCCATCTGCCGTTTGTGTAGGTGTATGATGTGTTAATCTGGGTTTTTTCCGTTAGTGATAGTTTAATGGAGGTTTCAATTCCTTCCACTTTTGAGTTGTTAAGATTTTTGTATGTGTTATAACCAAGTGAAGCATCATAAGTCCACACTATCTGGTTATCTATCTTATTGTAAAAATAACTTACTTCAACAGAATTGTCTTTATTGAACACCTTTAATAATCCTGCACTTATTCCTTTACTTTTTTCTGGTTCAAGGTCTGGATTTCCGTATGTTGCCGGCCAGCCAAACATCGGTGGATAATAGGAGTAAAGTTGTTCTATTGTTGGTGCTTTTAGTCCGTTTCCAAGCTGAAACTTTATAAAAGTTTCTTTTTCAACTTTAAAACTTCCAGACAATTTGGCAGTAGTGTAAGTTCCAAACGATGAGTATTTTTCAGCTCTTATTGATGGAGAAAGGGATAAATTTTCTGTTTTAAAAGAGGTGTTTAGGAATATGGCTTTTGTGTTTATAGTTTTTTCTCCGGTTGATGGTGAATTAGCTTTTGATTCTTTAAAATCAACCCCTGGAGACATTGTGATGTTTTTAAAGAAGATTTTTTTAAAGACTGATAGATAACCGGTTTCTCCTGTATAGGTGCCGTAGCTGTAATCTCTTTTCGTGCTTCCATATCCTGCAACAGTTTCAAGGATTGAACGGTCGGAAGTCAATATTTTAGAGTTAATGGTGGTTAGAATTTGTTGATAGTTGACTTCTCCGTTATCGTATTCATTTCTTCCTGTTTTAAAAGAGAAGAACTGTTTTATTTTTACTGAAGGTTTTGGAATTAGTTTTAGGTTAAAATTTATGAGGTGATAACTGCTACTTTCTCTGTCACCGTCTCCTGTGGTGTCGTAGCCGTTTGAATGGAAGTTTTCAAAGGTCATACTGAAAGCACTCTTTTTATCTCTTACACCGGTTTTTAGTGTTTCTTTAAGAGTGTCGTAGGAACCACCTTCAATTTTTAAAGTGGTTTTGTTTTCCGGTTCGGTTATGAAGTTGATCACACCTCCTACAGCTTCAGATCCGTATAAAGCTCCCTGAACACCTTTAAGTACTTCTATTTTTGTAAAGGAAGAGAAATCAAGGAAGTCTATGTCAGGTGTACCTTCTGGAGTTGATGGGTCGTTTAAGATAGGTGCACCGTTTATTAAAAACAGGATATATTTACTACCAAGTCCGCGAATATATACGTTTGATATCTGTCCCCAGCCGTTGTTTGATATAGTAATTTGGGGTTCTTCAAAGAAGATATCAGCAATAGTTTTTATACTGTTTCTTTCTATTTTATCTTTGTCAATTATTATACTTTCAGTGGTTAAAGCTTTTTCTGGAATGCGGGTTGCTGTTACTTCTACAGTAGCATTTTCTGTTGCAAGAGCTGCAGTTGGAAGAACAAAGGAAAGTGTGGCTAATATAAGCTTTCTCATAAAACCTCCATTTAGAAAACTATAAGCTTCTCATTTACTTTTTCAATTTTTGCAGGAACATTGTAAATAAGCTTAATGAAGCTTTCAATATTGTGGTTATAAATAAATATCTTTCCTTCTTTTATTCCAATAAGCTCATCTGATATGTTGAGAATGAAATTAAGGTCGTTTGATACTACAAGGACGGTCTTTTTTGTTTTTTTCATGATGGAAATAAACTTTTTTAATGTATAAGTGGTTTCTATATCAAGAAAGGCACTTGGTTCATCAAGAAGGATAATGGAAGGGTTAATAAGTTCAATTCTTGCAAGAAAAACTCTTACTTTTTCACCACCGCTTAGTGTATAGAACGGCTGATATTTGAATTTCACTAAAGAGTATTTTTCTAAAATGAGCTTTACTCTTTTTTCGGGGATGTTTTTAAGTTCAGATTCTATCTTTAGAATATCAAAAGGTGTTAGTTCCGTTGCTGGAAACTCTTGGGGAAGGTAATTGATTACAGATGTTCTATCTTTGACCGATAGGTTTCTAAGGTTTTTTCCGTCTATATAAATTTCTCCACTGTATTTTAAAAAACCTGATAGACATTTTAATAAAGTGGTTTTGCCGCTACCGTTCTTTCCGATGATTCCTGTTATTGTACCTTCTGAAATCTTAAAGGAAACGTTTTTCACTATATTCTTAAATGACAGATTTATAACTTCAAGCAAGTCTGTTGCTCCTTACAAGAATGGTTATGAAAAGAGGTGCTCCTGCCAGAGATACTATTACCCCAACCGGCACTTCTAATGTTGGGAAGAGAAACTTTAAAATAGCTTTTGCTATTAAAAGAGCATTTCCTCCTGTGAAAAATGAAAAGATTAGAAGGGGTTTTGTTCTCAAAATTTTAAGAAATCTCCCTATGTGAGGAATAACAATGCCTATAAAACCTATGATACCCGTAAATGAAATGGTAAGAGCAACAAAAAAAGAGGTAATTGTTATAAGGATTACCCTTTCCTTTTCAGGTGTTAATCCTGCAAAATAGGCGAAGCTGTCTCCGAGAGATAGAGCGTCGGCTTTTTTTGAAAATGGTATCAAAATAAAAAGGAGTAGAGTGGAGCTTAAAAATAGTAGGAAAGCAGTTTTAAGTGATGTGATAGGAATAAATCCCATAAGGAAGAAAAGTACAGATGGTAGTTTTTCATTACTTCCAACTGCAGAAAGGAAAACTATAAGAGCTGATAAAAGAGCGTTTATTCCTACGCCAAAAAGTATAAGTTTTACTTTGCTGTTTAAAATCTTTGCAGCAAATGTTATTATGCTAATAATCAGGATTCCTCCTATCATCGCAAAAGAGGAAGGATTTTTATCGGTTAAAAAGGCTATGACGGCTCCCAGTCCACTTCCTGCTGAGATACCAAGGATATAAGGGTCTGCAAGGGGATTTGAGAGAACGTTTTGATAAATCACTCCTGACACCGCAAGGATACTTCCGGCTGAAAGTGTCAGAAGAGCTTCGGGGATTCTTATGTTTTTTATTATCTCCTCTGAAGGAGATCCATATAATATGTAGAAAGCAGCCAAAAGAGAAGTTATAAATATTCCTGATACTATTTTTCGCAAACAGCCTTCCTCAATTCTTTTATTCCCTCTATTATATAAGGTCCCGGTTTTAAGAGATAGTCCGATTTGATTTTGATAGTTTTTATTTGGAAATTTTTGAAAAGTTTCTCTCTGCCATTTATCATGGATGTGAATATTATAAAGTCCGGTTTTTTAGAGATTATGTATTCGGGAGAAACTATTTTATATTTACCGTTTCCTGCAAGATTTATTCCTCCGGCGTCTTTTATTATTTCTCCGAGGTATGTTGAGTTCCCAGCTGTATATATTGGATTTGTGGAAAATATGATAAGTGTTTTTTTTCCTTTAAAACAGGTTTTAAGTTTTCTGATCTCTTCTGTGTAGCTTTTATAGAATTTTTTACCGTATTTTTTTCCATCTTTTCCTAAGAGGTTTCCTATGGAAATGGTAGCGTTCTCTATATCTTTTACCGTTTCTATTGTGAAAATTTTTACAGGGATTTTGAATTTTTTAATAAGAGAGATTACCTGTTTTGGTGTGAGGGATGTTCCTACCACAATGTCAGGCTTTAGAGATACTATCTTTTCAACGTTTGGGTTTATTATCCCTCCTATTTTTTCTTTCTCTTTTGCCTTTTCAGGTATTGTGCAGTAGATTGTGTCAGCTATGAGTTTATCTCCGCTTTCTGTGAAAAAAATTATTTCTGTAGTTGCCGGGGAAAGAGAGATAACTTTTTTTATCTCTGCAGAGGAGTTTTTGATTAAAAAGAAAAGAAAGAAAATCAACCAAAAAAGTTTTAATTTCATTTGAGCGCAGCTTCTACAATTTCGGACTTACTTTTTGCAGGTTCAAGGTCATCAAGCCATCCGGCATCAGGAGTAAGTTTCCTTTTAAACAGTTTCCCGACTTTTGATGGCTGTTTTGCTTGATGATATTTAAGATAAATTTCATCTCCTATAATGCCAACGATTTCTATTTTACCTGTTTTGTGAGACATTATGTATTTGAAACGTTTTGCGTGACCGTCAAGTTTCTGTTTTGCTTTTTCAACTATCTGGTATCCTTTCTTTAAAGGTACTTGAAAATGTTTTTTTACTCTCTTTACAGGCCTGCACTGGAAAAGATAGTATGGAACAACGCCTGCTGCTGTAAGTTCCTTCATAAGTGTTGTTATTGTTTCCGGGTTATCATTAACGCCTTTTAGCAACACAGCCTGATTGCTTACTATTACACCGTGTCTTATCAGACAGTCAACTGCTTTTTTTGCTTCTTCTGTGATTTCTCTTGGGTGATTAAAGTGGGTTACGAGATATATTCGTTTTTTAGTAGTTGAGTGTTTTGATAAAATATTGAGTAGTTTTTCGTCATTTATTATTCTCATAGGGTAGAATACAGGAGTCCTGCTTCCGATACGGATGAATTTAAGATGTTCAATTTTTGAAAGTTCTGATAAGAAGTGTTCTATAATTTCTGTTGGAAGAACGAGAGGGTCTCCACCTGATATTAGTACATTTGTAATTTCCTTGTGCTCTTTTATGTATTCAACCGCTTTTTCAAAAAGTTTTACAGTTTCATCTGTTGAAATTCCTACAAGTCTTTTTCTGAAGCAGTGTCTGCAGTAACCTGCGCATCTATTTGTTGCAAGTAGTAGAGCGGTTTCTCCATACTTATGCTGTAGTCCTGTTAGAACAGTATTATCCTTTTCTCCACTTGTATCATAAGAACCGGTAAGGTCAAGTTCATCTATTGAAGGAAAAATAATCTGTTTTATAGGGTCTTTAGGGTCGTTCCAGTTTATAAGCTTTGCGTAGTAATCTGGTACGAACATCGGGTGTTTTTTTATCACTTTTTCAAGTTTTATTTTTTCATTTTCCGGTATGGAAATATTGAAAGCTTTTTCTATTTCTTTTATTGAGGAGTATCCCGGTATTTTCATGATATGTCACTCCTTTCAGGTTTTACATTGAGGTTTGAAATGTGGGAAGCTTTCTAAAAATTTAGTTTTTACAGCAGGATAAGTCAACTTCAGATTCTTTAAAGATTTTATAGATTCCGGCAGCTATTAATGATCCAATTATAGGAGCGGTTATGTAAATCCATAAATAGTTGATGTTTCCTGAAATAATTGCCGGACCAATGCTTCTTGCTGGATTCATACTGGCACCGCTGATAGCTCCTCCAAAAAGAGCATCTATAGCAACGGTAAATCCTATTGCAAATGGTGCCAGATGTTTATTTCCTTTTGGATTAACAGCACTCATATAGATAACTATCATAAGAATAAATGTGAGTAGTATTTCCAGAATAAATGATTGCGAACTTGAACCTGAAGGGAGAGTGGCTCCAAGATAAGCAAGCTCTTTTGCATTTTTGCCAGTTTCTGAAAATAGGAAGGATATTAATAACGCGCCTGTTATGGCACCTAATATTTGAGATATTATGTAAGGTATTACTTTTTTCTTTTCTATGTTTTTTGAGACAGCAAGAGATATTGTTACTGCCGGATTCATGTGAGCTCCACTTATCTTTCCAAATGCAATTATTAGTAAAGTTACGCTCATTCCAAAAACGAGAGAGATGCCTAAAGCTCCGAGATTGTTGTAAAGTTTGTCAGTTACAATTGCTGAGCAGCCGGTAAAAACGAGAATAAATGTACTTATAAATTCTGAAACGATCTCTTTCTTCACTGTTAAAACTCCCGCTTTCTTGAAATTGGAAGTAGCATTATTCCAGAGAGTTTTTAGATATGCAAGTATTAGGTGGTGGATGTTTTTATAAAAGTGTTGAGGTTTTTAGTGGGGAGTTGCTGTTAAAACTACAAAAGTGGTTCTTATATGTTTAGAGATTTTAAGGGAGAGAGCTGGTGAAAGATGGCGGAGAGGGCGGGATTCGAACCCGCGGTACCGGTTATCCCGGTACAACGCCTTAGCAGGGCGCCGCCTTCAGCCAGCTCGGCCACCTCTCCTTTTTCAAAGTGGTGAGCCGCCCAGGACTCGAACCTGGGACCTACGGATTAAAAGTCCGTTGCTCTACCAACTGAGCTAGCGGCTCGTGTATGGCGGAGGGGGAGGGATTCGAACCCCCGGAGGGCTGGTTAGGCCCTCAGGTGATTTCAAGTCACCCGCCTTCAGCCAGACTCGGCCACCCCTCCAAAAAGGTGCGAATAGTAAAATAGGGTTTTGATGTGTAATTGTCAACCTTTTGCTCGATTTCAATATATGGTGGTTATCTTAATAATCTTTAAGTCTTATTATCAGAAGCTTTGGTTTTTGAAATACAAAATTTATAGAACTGTTGCAAATTGCTTTTGATTGTTTTTTTGGGTAACAAACTTTTTTGCGTAATGTTTAACATAGAAACCAAGCAAAGGTATTTGAATTATAAATCCTAAAATTACAAATAGAACCATAAGTGTTGCTTTTTCTACAGGAAATGTTATTAAAATAACAGCAAGGGTTATATTTAAATGCCTTACTGCAGAGGCAAAAGCTACTACTATTGCTTCTTCTGGTTTTAATATGTTCTTTTTGACAAGAAGATTTGCATAAATAGTGCTTATTATTATCATCGTTGTGTAGTAAATGATTAATGGAAATACTATCAATGGTATAATTTCTGGGTGAGTGAATAAAAGTTTTGTTCTGCTAAGTGATAAAACAAGAAAAGAGAGGATAACAATTCCTACACTGCTTATTCCTGAAAGTTCAGGTTTAATTTCTTTGTTAAATTTTTCTATTCCAAAACTTTTGATGAGAAATTTTCTGATTACTATTCCAATAATCATTGGGATGAAGAAAACGATAAGGATGCTCTTTATAAATGTTAATGAGCTGATTTCCATTTTGCTGCTTATTAAATGGGGTAGAATGAAAGGCACTGCTACAAATGCTGAAAATAAAAGATTGGATGGAATGAGAAACATTGCAGTTTCAATTTTTCCACCTGCAAGATTTGTCCATGCTGCTGTCATTGCGCTTGTGGGGATGAATGATAGGGTCATTAGAGCTATAAACAGTTCTGGATGATTATGGAAAAATAGTTTCCCTAATATATAAGCAATGAAAGGGGATACAGTAAAGTTTATTAAAAGGCTTAAAAATAGAACTTTTGGTTCCTTTAAATGTTTTAAAACTTCGTCTATTTTGAGGTTTATCATAACAGGCAGTATTACAAGGAACATCATTACGGATAAAATGAGAATTTTGGGTATTTTCCATCCTCCTGTTATGTAAACGTTTATAAGACCTGCAACAATTGCGGCAATAATGAAATAGGGTACGTTCTCTTTAATGAATTTGAGGTATTTCAATGCCAGTTTCATTGTTCTTCCTCCAAAATTATGTAATTCAATCTTGAATTTAAATATTGGAATTTTACGATGAATGTCAAGAAAAAAAAGGAGATGCAATTTCTACTTTGAAGTGGTGTTTAAAAGATTAAAATCCTTGAAAGTCAAGCTTTATTTGCTTTTTTGAATTTTTGTTGTTTAATTTTTATTAAAATTCATCCCGTTCATCTTTATAAGTTTTATACTCTCTGTCGGAGATTATTGAGTCTATAAATTTATCTATGTCTTCCTTTTCCAGGAAGCTTCCTGTAAGCAGTCTGCCTGTATATTGGTCGTTTTTTATTTCCCAGAACATGTAGAAATCGGGATAAACTTTTTTAATCTCTTTATAGGCAACTCCGTACTTACTCTTCTTTTCTGGATTTTGTTCAAGAAAAAAGTGGGATGGAGAGACGCTTATTTTTAAAAGTTCAACTCCTGTTTTTGTGATTACTTTTTGAATTCTGACTTCTTTTGATTCTATTACTTTCACTGTTTCCTCCTTTTCAATCAAGTTCAAGTTTTAATCCGAAGAGTTTTATCCATAGTAGCATAAATATGGTGGTGACAAGAGCATATTCAAAGAGCATTGAAGATAACACGGTGAACTGAATTACTGCCGCTTTTAAAGGGAAAGTTCCTGCCATTAAAAGACCTACCATTATTCCCGGAATGTGGACAATACCGGCGGCTTTCATCATATCTCTCATAGGTATGGTGGCGTTTTTTAAAATATCTTTAAATATTATGCTGAAAATTTTCATGTCTGATGCACCGATTGCTGCAAGGGATACGATAAAGTCCTCAAGGTCTCTTAATCTGGTTTTGTAAAAGTTAAAGGCAAGGGATAAGGAACGCATTCCGCCTGCAACGATTATTCCGCACATAGGAATTATCTTTGTGGGTTTGAAGTTTACAAATCCAACAGCAAGCAGCGGTCCTACAACAGCAATAGTAACAAAAAGAATGGTTATAAAGATTAGTCCGAGAATCTTTTTTTTGTCGTAGGATTTCAGTTTAAATCTGCTGAGGGCTATCCATGAAGCGTTAAAAATCATGACTAAAATGATGGAAAGGGTCATCAGTGTGGAGTTAAACTTGAGAAGGAAAATAAGAATTGCTCCGATTCCAACAAGCTGAAGGAGGGAAAGAACAGAGTTTATTGCAAGTTCCTTCCACAGGCCTATTTCCATTTTCTTATCAAAAATGATAACAATTAAAACAAATATATAGGATAGGACAAGATACTTTATAACTTCACTTTCTATCATCAGCATATCCTTGGTAGAGGGTCATCTTCAAGAAGATCAAGTATCCTTTCTCCACCTATTTTTGTCTTTAGCCTTACTCCTTTGAATCTATCTGTTATTTCTCCTATGATTGCACTTTCCTTTCCAAGTGGATGTTCTTTCAATTTTTTAAGCACCTTTTCTGCGTCTTTTTTGTCAACTACTATTAAAGCTTTTCCTTCGTTGGCAAGATAGAGAGGATCATATCCGAGCATATCACATACGAAGTTAACAGACTCTTTTACAGGAATTTTATCTTCAAAAAGGGTTATTCCACAATCTGCCATTTCAGATAGCTCCACTGCAACGGTTGCAACCCCTCCTCGTGTTGGATCTCTCATCCACTTTACACCTTCAATATCAAAGAGAGGAACAAGAAGTGAGTTTAAAGGGGCGCAGTCACTTTCAACAGGGATTTCCATATCAAACTCTTCCCTTGCAAGGGATATAGCTATTCCGTGGTCTCCTACAGTTCCTGTAACTATAATTAAATCTCCCGGTTTTACTTTTTCTGATGAAAAAGTTCTTTTAATTTCACCGATACCTGCTGTGTTTATATATATTCTGTCACATTTTCCCTGTTCCACCACTTTTGTATCTCCAGTTACTACGCTTACACCTGCCGATTTTGCCGTTTCGGCTATGGTTTTAATAATCTCTTCAAGCTCTTTTATCGGCAGTCCTTCTTCAACTATAAGTCCAAGGGAAAGGAATTTTGGAACTGCCCCGCTGACTGTAAGGTCGTTTACAGTTCCGCAGACAGATAATTTACCTGTATTTCCACCTGGAAACTTGTAAGGTTTAACAACGTAGGAGTCTGTTGTCATTGCAATTTTACTGGAGTTTATTCTGATGTATGCCGAATCTTGTAAAGATTTCAGCTCTTCAAAGTCCAGATATTTTAAAAAGATGTTTTCTATAAGTTCTTTTGTTAAACTTCCTCCGCTTCCGTGTGCAATTTCTATCTTTTCCATCATCTTCTCCGGAAATTTTAATTGTTAGTTTTAGCACTACATTCAAAACAGTAATGAGGAATTGGGAAGAAGCAGAAGAAGGAAAGGAGCAACAGCTATGGAGCTATCAAGTCTATCAAATACACCACCGTGTCCGGGAATTATATTTCCTGAATCTTTTACTCCAAAAATCCTTTTAATATAACTTTCAAGAAGGTCTCCTATCTGACTTACGACTGTCAGGAAGAAAATGAAGATGAAAGTTTTTATTTCAGGATATACTATGTTTAGTTTAACTGCCACAAAAGTTGCCACTATTGTTCCGCCGATTGAACCTCCAATTGCACCTTCCACGGTTTTTTTCGGGCTCAGGGATGGAGCAAGTTTATGTTTTCCAAAAAACATTCCGGTAAAGTATGCAAGTGTATCAACAGCCCAAACAATTGATACTAAAAGCAGAAGCAGTTTTTTATTAAAAAGGGTTATACTTGCTATACCTATAAATACATAGATAAAGAATAGAGAAAAAGGGAAAAACCTTTCCGGTTCTTTCTTTTCCATCACTATAAAATAGAAAAAGAGAGAGAGAAGAATCATAGGTATCAGAAAGACTTTTGTGTGCATATTGTAGAAAAGTACTGCGGATAAGCTGAATACGGTGTAG containing:
- the hypE gene encoding hydrogenase expression/formation protein HypE, which produces MEKIEIAHGSGGSLTKELIENIFLKYLDFEELKSLQDSAYIRINSSKIAMTTDSYVVKPYKFPGGNTGKLSVCGTVNDLTVSGAVPKFLSLGLIVEEGLPIKELEEIIKTIAETAKSAGVSVVTGDTKVVEQGKCDRIYINTAGIGEIKRTFSSEKVKPGDLIIVTGTVGDHGIAISLAREEFDMEIPVESDCAPLNSLLVPLFDIEGVKWMRDPTRGGVATVAVELSEMADCGITLFEDKIPVKESVNFVCDMLGYDPLYLANEGKALIVVDKKDAEKVLKKLKEHPLGKESAIIGEITDRFKGVRLKTKIGGERILDLLEDDPLPRIC
- a CDS encoding phosphatidate cytidylyltransferase, yielding MKDRVIGAILVVAYALLLLKSQGLIYFILVLTLGLEIIGELLEITGLSEHRLIPYTVFSLSAVLFYNMHTKVFLIPMILLSLFFYFIVMEKKEPERFFPFSLFFIYVFIGIASITLFNKKLLLLLVSIVWAVDTLAYFTGMFFGKHKLAPSLSPKKTVEGAIGGSIGGTIVATFVAVKLNIVYPEIKTFIFIFFLTVVSQIGDLLESYIKRIFGVKDSGNIIPGHGGVFDRLDSSIAVAPFLLLLLPNSSLLF